The following proteins come from a genomic window of Rubripirellula tenax:
- a CDS encoding DUF2924 domain-containing protein, translated as MSLNINKEVRAMEKRSVRELRKQYADVFGEGTNASNKPWLIKRIAWRMQSNIEGDISQRARDRAGEIANDADVRMTPPPEGSSAGAATATLRPARSGERTKTVKVCMPVDDRLPPPGTTLTRKYKGQMYQVTVLPVGFDFDGEVYKSLTAVAKAITGQHCNGFTFFKLGKPQQ; from the coding sequence ATGTCCTTGAACATCAACAAAGAAGTCCGTGCGATGGAAAAACGATCCGTTCGCGAACTTCGCAAACAGTACGCCGACGTGTTCGGCGAAGGCACGAATGCATCGAACAAGCCTTGGCTGATCAAGCGGATCGCTTGGCGGATGCAGTCGAACATCGAGGGCGACATTTCGCAGCGCGCTCGAGATCGAGCAGGCGAGATTGCCAACGATGCCGACGTTCGGATGACGCCGCCGCCGGAAGGTTCGTCGGCTGGCGCGGCAACCGCGACGTTGAGGCCGGCTCGAAGCGGCGAGCGAACCAAGACGGTGAAGGTCTGCATGCCGGTCGACGATCGTTTGCCACCGCCGGGCACAACGCTGACTCGAAAATACAAGGGTCAGATGTATCAAGTGACGGTCTTGCCGGTCGGGTTTGACTTCGATGGCGAGGTCTACAAATCGCTGACGGCGGTCGCGAAAGCGATCACGGGCCAGCACTGCAATGGATTCACCTTCTTCAAACTCGGGAAGCCACAACAATGA
- a CDS encoding SEC-C metal-binding domain-containing protein, translating into MTKPTAFEPMSKRRRGYPSETKVKHGVRIIQGKLLEEKLGRNDLCPCGSGQRFKRCCLRSGRL; encoded by the coding sequence ATGACGAAGCCCACTGCTTTCGAGCCGATGAGTAAACGCCGCCGCGGCTACCCGTCCGAAACGAAAGTCAAACACGGAGTCCGAATCATCCAAGGCAAGCTGCTCGAGGAAAAGCTCGGTCGCAACGACCTATGCCCATGCGGCAGCGGTCAGCGGTTCAAACGTTGTTGCCTGCGATCGGGCCGTCTGTGA
- a CDS encoding recombinase family protein — MKRNENKTIRCAIYTRKSTEEGLEQEFNSLDAQRESGEAYIASQMHEGWTCVPTRYDDGGYTGGNMDRPALKQLMADIEAGKIDCVVVYKVDRLSRSLLDFSRMMEKFDNAGVSFVSVTQQFNTTCSMGRLTLNILLSFAQFEREIISERTRDKIAASRRKGKWSGGMPLLGYGVDADTSKLVVDPDEAKRVRAIFDLSNFLAKPRVVEDDEPAPEPPPVVVDPGVLPDRLLRVPGFVNEVMDHCLDTAPYPNPVMAFCGALSLLAMLAGRRVRDPGDNRTNLYLLPEPVPPVWPDDYPPGTPDPGPRPPWWPDDAIWPPQPETPGVIEVPPSPHIWPRLPPDHPYHVPPGYSAPDNLPPGHPGESYPGMPDYPVVHPGDWGDDWPSYPGLYDD; from the coding sequence ATGAAGCGAAACGAAAACAAGACGATCCGTTGTGCGATCTACACTCGGAAGTCGACCGAAGAAGGGCTTGAGCAAGAATTCAATTCGCTCGACGCCCAACGCGAATCCGGTGAAGCCTACATCGCCAGCCAGATGCACGAAGGTTGGACGTGCGTGCCGACGCGGTACGACGACGGCGGGTACACCGGCGGCAACATGGACCGGCCGGCGTTGAAGCAACTGATGGCGGACATCGAGGCCGGCAAGATCGACTGCGTTGTTGTCTACAAGGTGGACCGGCTCAGTCGATCCTTGCTGGACTTTTCTCGGATGATGGAAAAGTTCGATAACGCCGGCGTGTCGTTCGTGTCGGTGACGCAGCAGTTCAACACGACTTGCAGCATGGGACGGTTGACGCTGAACATCCTGCTTTCGTTCGCACAATTTGAACGCGAGATCATTTCCGAACGGACTCGGGACAAGATCGCGGCTTCACGTCGGAAGGGAAAATGGTCCGGCGGCATGCCGCTGCTTGGCTACGGCGTCGATGCCGACACTTCAAAGTTGGTCGTCGATCCGGACGAGGCGAAACGTGTTCGGGCAATCTTTGACCTCAGTAATTTTCTCGCAAAGCCGAGGGTGGTTGAGGACGACGAGCCTGCCCCGGAGCCGCCTCCCGTCGTCGTTGATCCGGGCGTCCTTCCTGATCGTTTGCTTCGCGTGCCCGGCTTCGTCAACGAGGTCATGGACCATTGCCTCGACACAGCACCGTACCCGAACCCGGTGATGGCGTTCTGCGGAGCGTTGTCGCTGCTGGCCATGCTCGCCGGCCGCCGCGTGCGTGACCCCGGCGACAACCGCACGAACCTCTATCTGCTGCCCGAACCCGTACCTCCAGTGTGGCCCGACGACTATCCGCCCGGCACGCCCGACCCCGGCCCGCGACCGCCCTGGTGGCCCGACGATGCGATCTGGCCGCCGCAACCGGAAACACCGGGCGTCATTGAGGTTCCGCCGTCACCACACATTTGGCCGCGACTGCCGCCCGACCATCCCTACCACGTCCCACCCGGCTACTCCGCGCCCGACAACCTGCCACCCGGTCACCCCGGCGAGTCTTATCCAGGCATGCCCGACTACCCCGTCGTTCACCCCGGCGACTGGGGCGATGACTGGCCGAGCTATCCCGGCTTGTACGACGATTGA